A genomic region of Mesobacillus jeotgali contains the following coding sequences:
- the rpiB gene encoding ribose 5-phosphate isomerase B, which produces MKVAIASDHGGVNIREEIKSLMDEMNIQYEDFGCECGTSVDYPDYALPVAEKVANGEFDKGILICGTGIGMSIAANKVKGIRCALVHDVFSAKATRQHNDTNVLAMGERVIGPGLAREIAAAWLSTEFEGGRHENRVGKIKEYENK; this is translated from the coding sequence ATGAAAGTTGCTATTGCTTCAGACCATGGCGGAGTGAATATCCGCGAAGAAATTAAGAGTTTGATGGACGAAATGAATATCCAGTACGAAGATTTCGGCTGCGAATGCGGTACATCTGTTGATTATCCAGACTATGCGCTTCCGGTTGCTGAGAAAGTGGCAAACGGAGAGTTTGATAAAGGGATCCTGATTTGCGGTACTGGCATTGGCATGAGCATTGCCGCCAACAAGGTAAAAGGAATCCGCTGTGCGCTTGTGCATGACGTATTCAGTGCAAAGGCGACTCGCCAGCATAATGACACCAATGTCCTTGCCATGGGCGAACGAGTCATCGGACCGGGATTAGCCCGTGAAATCGCAGCTGCATGGCTATCTACGGAGTTCGAAGGCGGCCGCCATGAAAACCGCGTCGGTAAAATTAAGGAGTATGAAAATAAATAA